In one Pseudoclavibacter sp. Marseille-Q3772 genomic region, the following are encoded:
- a CDS encoding aspartate ammonia-lyase — protein MTTEQFRIERDSIGEMQIPADAYWGVNTARAVENFDIARRQISVYPDFIVGFAQVKQAAARANKEIGVLDAERADLIDRACEDVINGELHDQFIVGVIQGGAGTSSNMNVNEVIANRALELAGREFGDYEYISPNDHVNASQSTNDAYPTAVKLGLVHATQNLLAEYELLQDSFMKKAFEFKSILKVGRTQLQDAVPMTIGQEFHGWATTIGEDIDRIRDVLPMVLEINLGATAIGTRINAPEAYPAAVLRHLREITGYSQLSTASDLIEATSDTGSFMSLSHVTKRGAMKLSKICNDLRLLSSGPQAGLGEINLPARQAGSSIMPGKVNPVIPEAVNQVAFVVAGSDVTVSFASEAGQMQLNAFEPVMMHVLMQNSTWLRRAMRTLRVNCVDGITANAEFTEGQVTASVGVSTALNPHIGYAAASRIAKTALKTGQRVADMVVEEGLLDAARVEELLKPESLAGKFPESSAIGNLSKEEIAELERKIDSLDPKELGSPLD, from the coding sequence GTGACTACTGAACAGTTCCGCATTGAGCGCGACTCCATCGGAGAGATGCAGATTCCGGCTGACGCGTACTGGGGCGTCAATACGGCTCGTGCCGTCGAAAACTTCGACATTGCGCGGCGGCAGATTAGCGTCTATCCGGACTTCATCGTCGGGTTCGCTCAGGTCAAGCAGGCTGCGGCTCGCGCCAATAAAGAAATTGGTGTCCTCGACGCGGAGCGCGCCGATCTCATCGACCGCGCCTGTGAAGACGTAATTAACGGCGAACTGCACGACCAGTTCATTGTCGGCGTCATCCAGGGTGGCGCGGGCACGAGCTCGAACATGAACGTTAACGAGGTCATCGCCAACCGTGCCCTTGAGCTCGCTGGACGCGAGTTTGGCGACTACGAGTACATCTCGCCGAACGACCACGTGAACGCCTCGCAGTCGACGAACGACGCATACCCCACGGCAGTGAAGCTTGGTCTTGTACACGCCACGCAGAACCTGCTGGCCGAGTACGAGCTGCTGCAGGACTCCTTCATGAAGAAGGCGTTTGAGTTTAAGTCGATCCTGAAGGTCGGCCGTACCCAGCTGCAGGACGCCGTGCCGATGACCATCGGCCAGGAGTTCCACGGCTGGGCAACCACGATCGGTGAGGACATCGACCGTATCCGGGATGTGCTGCCGATGGTGCTGGAGATCAACCTTGGCGCCACCGCAATCGGTACCCGAATCAACGCGCCGGAAGCATACCCCGCAGCGGTGCTCCGTCACCTGCGCGAGATCACCGGCTACTCGCAGCTGTCAACTGCAAGCGATCTCATCGAGGCCACGAGCGACACCGGTTCGTTCATGTCGCTTTCGCATGTCACCAAGCGCGGTGCAATGAAGCTCTCGAAGATCTGCAACGACCTTCGTCTGCTTTCATCGGGTCCGCAGGCTGGACTTGGCGAAATCAACCTCCCGGCCCGCCAGGCAGGTTCCTCGATCATGCCCGGTAAGGTCAACCCGGTTATCCCCGAAGCGGTTAATCAGGTGGCATTCGTAGTTGCAGGTTCAGATGTAACCGTGTCGTTCGCGTCCGAGGCCGGTCAGATGCAGCTGAACGCATTCGAGCCGGTCATGATGCACGTATTGATGCAGAACTCGACCTGGCTGCGTCGCGCTATGCGTACGCTTCGTGTGAACTGCGTTGACGGTATTACCGCGAACGCAGAGTTCACCGAGGGCCAGGTGACGGCTTCCGTTGGCGTGAGCACTGCGCTCAATCCACACATTGGTTACGCTGCCGCTTCGCGTATCGCCAAGACCGCGCTCAAGACCGGTCAGCGTGTTGCCGACATGGTCGTTGAGGAGGGCCTGCTAGATGCAGCGCGCGTTGAAGAGCTGCTGAAGCCTGAGTCGCTCGCAGGTAAGTTCCCAGAGTCCTCCGCGATCGGCAACCTCAGCAAGGAGGAAATCGCGGAGCTTGAACGCAAGATCGACTCCCTCGACCCGAAGGAACTGGGTTCACCGCTGGACTAG
- the rbfA gene encoding 30S ribosome-binding factor RbfA, which translates to MTDHARAARLAERIHVLVAKLLERGIKDPRLGFVTITDVRVTGDLQHAKVYYTVYGSEQELADSAAALKSATGRIRSEVGKNLGIRLTPTLEFVHDALPENAQQIDSLLDQARAADAKLAQERTGKQYAGEADPYRDTEADA; encoded by the coding sequence GTGACTGATCACGCACGCGCCGCAAGGCTCGCCGAGCGCATCCACGTGCTCGTGGCGAAGCTGCTGGAGCGAGGAATCAAAGACCCTCGGCTCGGCTTCGTCACGATCACCGATGTACGGGTAACCGGAGACCTCCAGCATGCGAAGGTCTACTACACGGTGTACGGCAGTGAGCAGGAGCTCGCTGATAGTGCGGCAGCGCTGAAGAGCGCAACCGGCCGCATCCGCTCCGAAGTCGGCAAGAACCTCGGGATTCGTCTCACGCCTACATTGGAGTTTGTCCACGATGCGCTGCCAGAAAACGCGCAGCAGATCGATTCCCTGCTCGATCAGGCGAGGGCGGCGGATGCGAAACTCGCGCAGGAGCGTACCGGTAAGCAGTACGCGGGCGAGGCAGATCCGTACCGAGATACCGAAGCAGACGCCTAA
- a CDS encoding bifunctional riboflavin kinase/FAD synthetase: protein MRVITDPAQFPTELHPSAITIGKFDGVHLGHAALIQRMSTVAERSKLSRTVVTFDRHPMELFAPERAPKPITSLEYRLQLLAQQNLDAVVVLPFTRELSELTPDEFVNDLLLEALGMRALVVGDDFRFGHRGAGNIELLRSWSRRGAFELEVVAEVQDAGAVRASSSKLRELLERGDVADAARMLGRYHSVRGTVVHGAKRGRELGFPTANLSPRDLEGFIPADGVYAGILHVDGVLYPTAVSIGNNPTFEDVPQQQVEAYVLDMTIDLYGKLVAIEFVERVRPMAQFDSLEALIDGMRGDVVRVRELLSAAGYQQTS from the coding sequence GTGCGAGTAATAACCGACCCGGCGCAGTTCCCGACCGAACTGCATCCGAGTGCGATCACCATCGGCAAGTTCGATGGTGTACACCTTGGCCATGCAGCATTGATTCAGCGAATGAGCACGGTCGCCGAACGAAGCAAGCTCAGCAGAACCGTGGTGACCTTCGACCGTCATCCGATGGAGTTGTTCGCACCAGAACGGGCGCCGAAACCGATCACTTCGCTCGAATATCGTCTACAGCTATTGGCACAGCAGAACCTTGACGCGGTCGTGGTGCTGCCGTTTACACGCGAGCTTTCGGAGCTGACGCCAGACGAGTTCGTCAACGATCTTTTGCTTGAAGCGCTCGGTATGCGAGCGCTCGTGGTCGGCGATGATTTTCGATTCGGCCATCGAGGAGCCGGAAATATCGAGTTGCTTCGTTCGTGGTCGCGGCGCGGAGCATTCGAACTCGAAGTGGTGGCAGAGGTTCAGGATGCAGGAGCGGTCCGGGCATCGTCTTCTAAGCTGCGTGAGCTGCTGGAGCGAGGCGACGTAGCCGATGCCGCACGGATGCTCGGGAGGTACCACTCGGTCAGAGGAACCGTGGTGCATGGGGCAAAGCGAGGGCGAGAACTCGGGTTCCCCACCGCGAATTTATCGCCTCGGGATCTTGAGGGGTTCATCCCCGCAGATGGTGTCTATGCCGGCATTCTGCATGTCGATGGCGTCTTGTACCCGACCGCAGTGTCGATCGGTAACAACCCAACATTTGAGGATGTACCGCAACAGCAGGTTGAGGCGTACGTACTCGATATGACTATTGACCTCTACGGCAAGCTTGTTGCAATTGAGTTTGTCGAACGCGTTCGCCCGATGGCGCAATTCGATTCGCTCGAGGCGCTCATCGACGGCATGCGAGGAGATGTTGTCCGCGTTCGGGAATTGCTGAGCGCTGCTGGCTATCAGCAGACGAGTTAA
- a CDS encoding YlxR family protein, which produces MDPVRTCIGCRSRANKAGLIRVAINGSELVIDHRGCMPGRGAWLHPTASCIETALERRQFRRAFRSGAVNEHAVHEYLKQVKVKVVDRTMDQS; this is translated from the coding sequence ATGGATCCAGTACGAACGTGCATTGGGTGTCGTTCGCGTGCCAATAAGGCCGGGCTGATCCGGGTGGCAATTAACGGCTCTGAGTTAGTTATTGACCATCGAGGGTGCATGCCGGGGCGCGGTGCGTGGCTGCATCCGACTGCTTCTTGTATTGAAACTGCGCTGGAGCGGAGACAGTTCCGCAGAGCGTTTCGCTCGGGAGCAGTGAATGAACATGCTGTGCACGAGTACCTCAAACAAGTCAAAGTAAAGGTTGTTGATCGGACCATGGACCAGTCATGA
- the truB gene encoding tRNA pseudouridine(55) synthase TruB: MSSVTFGPHGLLLIDKSGGMTSHDVVAKARRALGTRKTGHAGTLDPMAKGLMVLGVGDATRLLTYIVGDDKVYEAEVCLGIGTNTEDADGQVTEIAPVAQVRAISFAALEDSLRSFTGELMQVPSAVSAIKVNGVRSYQRVRDGEQVELAARPVTIHELELLSSTFQQDERAATLLVRIRVRCSSGTYVRALGRDIGASLGVPAHLTALRRLRVGLYNVADAVDVGVDDLAAHVIPLADAATSRFPSFVADGGQTRALRHGQRIPAPDGTAQVHGPIAALTSAGDLIGLIEIRDGKTATLMNVPERTA, from the coding sequence ATGTCCAGCGTTACATTCGGTCCGCACGGCCTGCTTCTCATCGACAAGTCGGGTGGGATGACCAGCCACGATGTTGTCGCCAAAGCACGGCGTGCTCTTGGGACAAGAAAAACCGGTCACGCTGGCACTCTCGACCCGATGGCAAAGGGACTGATGGTTCTTGGGGTCGGCGATGCGACTCGACTGCTCACCTACATCGTTGGCGATGACAAAGTGTATGAGGCCGAGGTCTGCCTTGGCATCGGCACCAATACCGAGGATGCAGATGGCCAGGTCACCGAAATTGCTCCGGTAGCGCAGGTTCGGGCGATCTCGTTTGCAGCGCTTGAAGACTCATTGCGCTCGTTCACCGGGGAGCTCATGCAGGTGCCGAGTGCGGTCAGCGCGATCAAAGTGAACGGCGTACGCAGCTATCAGCGCGTGCGTGACGGTGAGCAGGTGGAGCTCGCTGCGCGCCCGGTAACAATTCACGAGTTGGAATTGCTCAGCAGCACGTTTCAGCAAGACGAGCGAGCGGCAACGCTGCTCGTGCGGATTCGGGTGCGCTGCTCGTCAGGAACTTATGTGCGGGCGCTCGGCCGAGATATCGGCGCCAGCCTTGGGGTACCGGCACACCTGACGGCACTGCGCAGGCTCCGTGTCGGGCTCTATAACGTTGCCGACGCCGTCGATGTCGGTGTCGATGACCTGGCTGCTCATGTTATTCCGCTAGCCGACGCGGCAACGAGTCGGTTTCCATCCTTTGTGGCGGATGGAGGTCAGACACGTGCTCTGCGTCACGGTCAACGCATCCCGGCGCCGGACGGAACAGCGCAGGTGCATGGACCCATCGCGGCTCTCACCTCGGCAGGCGACTTGATCGGTCTCATTGAGATACGTGATGGCAAGACAGCAACTTTGATGAATGTTCCGGAGCGGACGGCATGA
- a CDS encoding DEAD/DEAH box helicase, protein MSPKTRQRSNGNGGRRRRDSLDNTGIIPQLAKAAREVEGAANRGRISPAMRTKFQVVALLMREERARIKLDESIGQGDKQEAMKRLDGLAAILAKTAARDTTLIQLLDADAPTTPQARELRKQMLFAGGVEMVVEDEPEQEPSSPSQLPERILERQVMPASVKSRVRANPFLSPNLANLKPVSTHYSRLQNWELLGPLLKAFATGAGGGEACMTLPEVPRFDRVTPAGLELMPHQARLVESVRQGSRSILLADEPGLGKTAQSLLAASVANAYPLLCVVPNVVKTNWANEVARWTPGRRATVISGDGNDIDAYSDVFIVNYEILDRHIGWLQRMGLRGMVVDEAHFIKNTSSQRSQLVLRLAAMIRHRIPGDQPLMMALTGTPLINDVDDFKAIWQFLGWLDKEDKPTDLLLAALDETGLVPSDSGFAAAARRAVIELGIVRRRKVDVAQSLPSKRVIDMPVEIDSDEAVSIRESEQKLVARLLKRYGHMLNAAGLPATTIDEHRLRMLARQEVEESKASSAGGSIFSMLHRIGLAKAQLAAEYTAQLAHSAGKVVFFAKHIEVMDRAEQTFAQEGLQTVSIRGDQSAAARERAIESFQTDPETKVIVCSLMAAGVGLNLQVASDVVLSELSWTAAEQMQAIDRVHRIGQDTPVTAWRILAAQTVDAHVAELIDEKQGLSARALDGSDVAETSSEDIQVEAIVRMLLEHLQTKSLG, encoded by the coding sequence ATGTCGCCTAAGACACGTCAGCGCTCGAATGGCAACGGAGGCCGCCGTCGGCGTGACTCGTTGGATAACACCGGAATCATTCCGCAATTGGCGAAGGCCGCGCGAGAGGTTGAAGGTGCCGCGAACCGTGGTCGAATCTCACCGGCCATGCGCACGAAGTTTCAAGTTGTCGCACTGCTCATGCGCGAGGAACGGGCGCGCATCAAGCTAGATGAGTCAATCGGCCAGGGCGATAAACAGGAGGCGATGAAGCGGCTGGATGGTTTGGCCGCGATTCTCGCCAAAACCGCTGCCCGCGACACCACGCTCATCCAGCTCTTGGATGCCGATGCGCCGACAACCCCACAGGCGAGGGAATTGCGCAAGCAGATGCTGTTCGCTGGTGGCGTTGAGATGGTTGTGGAAGACGAGCCCGAGCAAGAGCCGTCATCACCATCCCAACTGCCCGAACGCATCCTTGAGCGACAGGTCATGCCGGCATCGGTGAAATCAAGAGTTCGCGCGAACCCCTTCCTTTCGCCGAACCTCGCGAATCTGAAACCGGTGTCCACGCACTACTCGCGGCTGCAGAATTGGGAGCTACTCGGACCCCTGCTGAAGGCGTTTGCAACCGGTGCGGGTGGCGGCGAAGCGTGTATGACCCTGCCCGAAGTGCCCAGGTTTGATCGGGTTACACCAGCCGGTCTGGAACTCATGCCGCACCAGGCAAGGCTCGTTGAATCGGTGCGGCAGGGGAGTCGCTCGATTCTGCTTGCGGATGAGCCGGGCTTGGGTAAAACCGCGCAGTCACTATTGGCAGCTTCGGTGGCAAACGCCTACCCGTTATTGTGCGTCGTGCCCAATGTGGTGAAGACCAACTGGGCAAACGAAGTTGCCCGTTGGACACCGGGTCGACGGGCGACGGTGATTTCTGGTGACGGTAACGACATCGACGCCTACAGCGACGTGTTCATCGTGAACTACGAAATTCTCGACCGTCACATTGGCTGGCTCCAGCGGATGGGGTTGCGCGGCATGGTGGTGGATGAAGCGCACTTCATCAAAAACACCTCATCGCAGCGTTCACAGCTGGTGCTTCGGTTGGCGGCAATGATTCGTCACCGTATTCCCGGCGACCAGCCGCTGATGATGGCGCTCACCGGTACTCCGCTCATTAATGATGTCGACGACTTTAAAGCGATCTGGCAGTTCTTGGGGTGGCTTGACAAAGAGGACAAGCCAACTGATCTGCTGTTGGCTGCGCTGGACGAAACGGGCCTGGTGCCCTCGGACAGCGGCTTCGCGGCGGCGGCACGTCGCGCCGTTATTGAGTTGGGTATCGTGCGACGCCGGAAGGTTGATGTCGCGCAATCGCTGCCGTCGAAGCGCGTCATCGATATGCCGGTGGAGATCGATAGCGACGAGGCTGTTTCAATTCGCGAATCTGAGCAGAAACTCGTGGCTCGATTACTCAAGCGATATGGTCATATGCTCAATGCTGCAGGGTTGCCGGCAACCACAATTGACGAGCACCGCTTGCGAATGCTGGCACGTCAAGAAGTTGAGGAGTCCAAGGCTTCCAGCGCGGGCGGCTCGATTTTCTCGATGCTGCATCGCATCGGGCTCGCAAAAGCGCAGCTCGCAGCCGAATACACCGCTCAATTGGCGCATTCGGCAGGCAAAGTGGTGTTCTTCGCCAAACACATCGAAGTTATGGACCGAGCCGAACAGACCTTTGCGCAGGAAGGCCTGCAGACGGTTTCCATCCGTGGTGATCAGTCAGCAGCGGCGCGCGAGCGCGCGATCGAGTCGTTCCAGACCGATCCGGAGACCAAGGTCATCGTGTGCTCGCTCATGGCAGCCGGTGTCGGTCTGAACCTGCAGGTCGCAAGCGACGTGGTGCTCTCCGAACTGAGCTGGACCGCCGCCGAACAGATGCAGGCTATTGACCGCGTCCACCGCATCGGTCAGGACACACCGGTGACCGCCTGGCGAATCCTTGCGGCGCAGACCGTGGATGCGCACGTGGCGGAGCTGATCGATGAGAAGCAGGGGCTATCTGCTCGAGCACTTGACGGTTCGGATGTGGCCGAGACCAGCAGCGAGGACATCCAGGTTGAGGCGATTGTGCGGATGCTCTTGGAACACCTTCAGACAAAGTCTCTAGGCTAA
- a CDS encoding maleylpyruvate isomerase family mycothiol-dependent enzyme yields the protein MADQRGNPYPISGVIFSRPAKRVAGDWSAHISTTLDRLADLLERCSESQWNAPSMCEGWRVRDVVGHIIWRLGNSNRAIARVGISTVKPKQKFAEVAREIADADVEDLIQQLRTIASGKLAGEGHTGLIELTEAIVHAYDITEALGLKLRLSPRSTGAVALARTRIPALFTTRKVARDVTLRAVDARWQIGRGTAVNATSGSIIMYLFGRIDRLALETALEARQEDSIEDEQEAGSN from the coding sequence ATGGCCGATCAGCGTGGAAACCCATACCCCATCTCTGGGGTCATTTTTTCTCGACCGGCTAAACGTGTCGCGGGCGACTGGAGCGCGCATATCTCCACGACGCTCGACCGACTGGCAGATTTGCTTGAACGCTGCAGCGAAAGCCAGTGGAATGCACCGAGTATGTGCGAGGGCTGGCGAGTACGGGACGTAGTCGGACACATCATCTGGCGACTAGGAAACAGCAACCGTGCGATCGCACGGGTAGGTATATCCACCGTTAAGCCCAAGCAGAAGTTCGCTGAAGTTGCCCGTGAAATCGCTGATGCCGACGTCGAGGACCTCATCCAACAGCTGCGAACCATCGCCTCCGGAAAACTTGCGGGTGAGGGACATACCGGACTCATCGAACTCACTGAGGCAATTGTCCACGCCTACGACATCACGGAAGCACTCGGGCTCAAACTCCGCCTAAGCCCACGGTCGACCGGCGCCGTCGCGCTTGCACGTACCCGGATCCCTGCCCTGTTCACTACACGCAAGGTTGCCCGTGACGTGACGCTGCGTGCCGTTGACGCCAGGTGGCAAATAGGCCGGGGAACAGCGGTGAATGCCACAAGCGGCAGCATCATCATGTACCTGTTTGGTCGCATTGACCGCCTAGCGTTAGAGACCGCGCTCGAAGCCAGGCAGGAAGACAGCATCGAGGACGAGCAAGAAGCCGGCTCAAACTAG
- a CDS encoding A/G-specific adenine glycosylase, which yields MATQRTASGDRIAEQHAESTRIRSLVDTACEWFRKDARPLPWREPGTSPWGILVSEILSHQTQITRVVPKWLEFMERWPRPAALAADTDAAILAFWDRLGYPRRALALRRCAITITQEYGGAVPSDPAQLRTLPGIGEYTAGAVASFAYRMRIGAVDTNVRRVLARAVCGQADAWSPSMPKDSRAMALALPETGEQAAVWNAAAMELGALICRAKAPQCEHCPIVSQCAWQRNGKPASTQRPKRASARFVGSAREARGKVMALLREMPNGVSKPAVVDVLSYQQQFDASEILSTLERDGLISTDANGHVHLGSTP from the coding sequence ATGGCTACTCAACGCACTGCTAGCGGCGACCGAATCGCCGAACAGCATGCCGAGAGCACTCGCATCCGCTCGCTGGTCGACACTGCCTGCGAATGGTTTCGAAAGGATGCTCGCCCGCTCCCCTGGCGCGAACCCGGCACTTCGCCTTGGGGCATCCTGGTGAGCGAGATCCTCAGCCACCAGACACAGATCACCCGTGTCGTACCGAAATGGCTCGAGTTCATGGAACGCTGGCCGAGGCCGGCAGCCTTGGCGGCAGATACCGATGCAGCAATTCTCGCGTTCTGGGACCGCCTGGGGTACCCGCGCCGTGCCCTGGCACTGCGCCGGTGTGCGATCACAATTACGCAGGAGTACGGTGGCGCAGTACCCAGCGATCCGGCGCAGCTGCGCACGCTCCCCGGCATCGGCGAATATACGGCGGGAGCGGTTGCTTCATTTGCCTACCGGATGCGTATCGGCGCGGTCGATACCAATGTTCGGCGAGTTCTCGCTCGCGCAGTGTGCGGGCAGGCGGATGCGTGGTCACCCAGCATGCCCAAAGACTCGCGGGCGATGGCGCTGGCGCTTCCTGAAACCGGCGAACAGGCGGCAGTCTGGAATGCAGCCGCCATGGAGTTGGGCGCATTGATCTGCCGCGCGAAGGCACCGCAATGCGAGCACTGCCCCATCGTGAGCCAGTGTGCTTGGCAACGAAATGGCAAACCCGCATCCACTCAGCGACCGAAACGAGCGAGTGCTCGATTCGTCGGTTCAGCACGCGAGGCGCGCGGAAAGGTGATGGCGTTACTTCGCGAAATGCCCAACGGCGTCTCGAAGCCTGCAGTGGTAGACGTGCTTTCCTACCAGCAGCAATTCGACGCCAGCGAAATTCTCTCCACGCTCGAGCGTGACGGTTTGATCTCGACGGATGCGAATGGTCACGTTCACCTCGGCTCCACTCCCTAG
- the infB gene encoding translation initiation factor IF-2, protein MAKPRVHEIAAEMGVESKVALKTLQEMGEFVKTASSSVEPPVARRLRDELKRRAAEQDSGGSQAAGDKAKPAAPKKATPKPSPAKAAKPAARKTAAKPAPKATPKTAGAAPSRTAAKPVATPQPPSRSAVAPTPTPKPGAAGAEAGKPGPKPGAAAKPAAPKPSTDARSTGGTAPKPGAVPKPGAAPKPGGNNIPRPRGPRPGNNPFASSQGMGRPRPGNNPFSSKQSSGQGGAPRPGGPRPGPRPGGAPRGGAPARPGQPRVLPGERPQGGGGGGRGRGGGGFGGRPGGRPGPGGRRGGTAGAFGRGGGKSKSRKSKRAKRAEFEMREAPSIGGVKVPRGSGDTKIRLRRGASISDFADKINASPGDLVTVLFHLGEMATATESLDEATFEILGEELGYKIEIVSPEDEDRELLEAFDIDLEGEEAEEDDDMLEARPPVVTVMGHVDHGKTRLLDAVRRANVQGGEAGGITQHIGAYQVWGEHEGVHRAITFLDTPGHEAFTAMRARGANVTDVAILVVAADDGIMPQTIEALNHAKAADVPIVVAVNKIDADGANPDKVRAQLTEYDLIAEEYGGDTMFVNVSAKTGDGVRDVIDAVLLTADAALELRANPNKLARGTAIEAKLDKGRGSVATVLIQSGTLRVGDSIVAGTAYGRVRAMLDENGEAVEEALPSRPVQVQGLSSVPRAGDTFIVTEDDRTARQIAEKREAAERNAQLAKARKRMSLEDFTRALEEGKVQSLNLILKGDVSGAVEALEDSLLKIEVDETVQLRIIHRAVGAISESDVNLATIDNAVIIGFNVRPDQKARVAANNEGVDIRYYSVIYDAIEDIEKSLKGMLEPEYEEVQSGVAEIREIFRSSKFGNIAGCVVASGTITRNAKARIVREGTVVADGLAIESLRRFKDDVTEVREGYECGIGLGKFNDIQVGDEIETTEMVEKPRD, encoded by the coding sequence GTGGCTAAACCACGCGTACACGAAATCGCCGCCGAAATGGGCGTCGAATCAAAGGTCGCGCTGAAGACCCTGCAAGAAATGGGTGAGTTCGTTAAGACGGCTTCGTCGAGTGTCGAACCACCGGTTGCCCGCCGCCTGCGCGACGAGCTAAAGCGGCGCGCGGCAGAGCAGGACTCGGGCGGATCGCAAGCAGCTGGCGATAAGGCCAAGCCCGCTGCCCCGAAGAAGGCGACTCCGAAACCGTCGCCCGCAAAGGCAGCAAAGCCCGCGGCACGTAAGACTGCAGCAAAGCCGGCACCAAAAGCGACGCCGAAGACGGCGGGTGCGGCGCCGAGCCGTACCGCGGCAAAACCGGTGGCGACCCCGCAGCCGCCTTCACGTTCCGCTGTCGCCCCAACTCCCACCCCCAAACCCGGGGCCGCTGGTGCTGAAGCTGGCAAACCCGGTCCGAAGCCTGGTGCCGCGGCAAAGCCTGCTGCACCGAAGCCCAGCACCGATGCTCGGAGCACCGGTGGCACTGCGCCGAAACCGGGAGCAGTGCCCAAGCCGGGAGCAGCGCCGAAGCCCGGTGGTAACAACATTCCTCGCCCGCGCGGACCGCGCCCGGGCAACAACCCGTTCGCATCAAGCCAGGGGATGGGACGCCCGCGTCCCGGCAACAACCCGTTCAGCTCGAAGCAGAGCTCTGGTCAGGGCGGCGCTCCGCGTCCCGGTGGCCCACGGCCGGGCCCGCGTCCCGGCGGTGCGCCGCGCGGTGGAGCCCCGGCACGCCCGGGACAGCCGCGTGTGCTTCCCGGAGAGCGTCCCCAGGGCGGCGGCGGCGGTGGCCGCGGCCGTGGCGGCGGTGGATTTGGCGGTCGCCCAGGTGGCCGTCCCGGTCCCGGCGGACGTCGCGGCGGTACTGCCGGTGCATTCGGTCGTGGCGGCGGAAAATCAAAGTCGCGGAAGTCGAAGCGGGCCAAGCGCGCCGAATTTGAGATGCGGGAAGCACCGTCAATTGGCGGTGTGAAGGTTCCTCGCGGGTCAGGCGATACCAAGATCCGTCTTCGCCGTGGCGCTTCCATCTCAGACTTTGCGGACAAGATCAATGCATCGCCCGGCGACCTGGTCACTGTGCTGTTCCACCTTGGTGAAATGGCTACAGCAACCGAATCGCTGGACGAAGCAACGTTCGAGATTCTCGGTGAGGAGCTCGGCTACAAGATCGAGATCGTTTCACCGGAAGACGAAGACCGCGAGCTGCTCGAAGCATTCGACATTGACCTCGAAGGCGAAGAAGCAGAAGAAGACGATGACATGCTTGAGGCCAGGCCTCCGGTGGTCACCGTTATGGGTCACGTCGACCACGGTAAGACCCGTTTGCTCGATGCCGTTCGCCGTGCGAACGTGCAGGGCGGCGAAGCCGGTGGTATTACCCAGCACATCGGTGCCTACCAGGTATGGGGAGAGCACGAGGGAGTCCACCGCGCGATTACGTTCCTTGACACTCCCGGTCACGAAGCCTTCACGGCGATGCGTGCTCGCGGTGCCAACGTCACCGACGTGGCGATTCTCGTTGTTGCCGCAGATGACGGCATCATGCCGCAAACCATCGAAGCGCTTAACCACGCGAAGGCCGCGGATGTGCCGATCGTGGTTGCCGTAAACAAGATCGACGCGGACGGTGCAAACCCGGACAAGGTTCGCGCACAGCTCACCGAGTACGATCTGATCGCTGAGGAGTACGGCGGCGACACGATGTTCGTTAACGTCTCCGCGAAGACCGGTGACGGTGTGCGTGACGTAATCGACGCTGTGCTGCTCACAGCCGATGCGGCCCTGGAGTTGCGGGCGAACCCGAACAAGCTCGCTCGCGGTACCGCCATTGAAGCGAAGCTGGACAAGGGGCGTGGTTCGGTTGCTACCGTCCTCATCCAGTCCGGAACGCTTCGTGTGGGTGACTCGATTGTCGCCGGCACCGCCTATGGTCGCGTCCGCGCCATGCTCGATGAGAATGGCGAAGCTGTTGAAGAGGCGCTGCCATCACGTCCGGTGCAGGTACAGGGTCTGAGCTCGGTTCCCCGTGCAGGTGACACGTTCATCGTGACCGAGGACGACCGTACAGCCCGCCAGATTGCCGAGAAGCGTGAAGCCGCTGAGCGTAACGCTCAGCTCGCGAAGGCTCGTAAGCGCATGTCGCTCGAGGACTTCACCCGCGCACTCGAAGAAGGCAAGGTTCAGTCCCTCAACCTCATCCTTAAGGGTGATGTCTCCGGTGCCGTCGAAGCCCTGGAAGACTCGCTGCTCAAGATCGAGGTCGATGAGACCGTTCAGCTGCGCATCATCCACCGCGCGGTGGGTGCCATTAGCGAGTCGGACGTCAACCTGGCAACGATTGATAATGCGGTGATCATCGGCTTCAACGTGCGACCAGACCAGAAGGCTCGTGTTGCCGCGAACAACGAGGGTGTCGACATCCGCTACTACTCGGTCATTTACGATGCGATCGAAGATATCGAGAAGTCGCTTAAGGGAATGCTCGAGCCCGAGTATGAGGAAGTGCAATCGGGTGTCGCGGAAATCCGCGAGATCTTCCGCTCTTCCAAGTTCGGCAATATCGCCGGTTGTGTGGTTGCATCCGGAACGATCACTCGCAACGCCAAGGCGCGGATCGTCCGCGAGGGTACGGTCGTTGCCGATGGCCTCGCGATCGAGTCACTACGCCGGTTCAAGGATGATGTGACCGAAGTACGCGAAGGCTACGAGTGTGGTATCGGACTCGGTAAGTTCAACGACATTCAGGTCGGCGACGAGATCGAGACCACGGAAATGGTGGAGAAGCCCCGTGACTGA